A segment of the Hyperolius riggenbachi isolate aHypRig1 chromosome 8, aHypRig1.pri, whole genome shotgun sequence genome:
CAATAGGCATCATTTACCAACATGTGAAACGAAGTAATGTCCTGGGGGTGTATTTGGCCAATCTCTGTGCCTCAGACCTCATGTACCTCCTAACGCTTCCAGTGTGGATGGCCTACACGGCCAAAGAAAGCTGGctttttgggccccttagctgtAAGATTGTGGGGTTTTTCTTCAATGCCAACCTCTACACAACCATAGCTTTCATCAGCTGCATCGCTACTGACCGCTTTGTGGCCACCGTGTTTCCTTTCAAGGCTGTAGCATTGCGGACTATGAGGGGTGCCCTAATAATCTGTGTGGTGGTTTGGCTTATCATCTTAGGAAGTCATTCCATTTTTCTTGGCCGGGATGAATTGTTTAATGCCAGTCAAAACGCCCAGCTTTGCTATGAGAAGTATCCAATGGAGCAGTGGGTGGCTCATGTCAACTATTTCCGTATTTTCGTTGTGTTCCTCATCCCCTTGGTGCTCCTCATTGTCTCCTATTGCTCTGTTGTCCGAGTGGTTCACCGAAGCCACGGTTTGGAGAAAGATCAGAAACGGAAAATCATTGGGCTCCTTTTGACCATGATGGCCATATTTGTCATCTGCTACCTCCCATATCACATTACGCTGTTCATCCGTTCATATATCAGCGATCACAACATGTGTACCTGTGACCTTGAGTTTAAAGTACGTCCTGCTTATCGAGTCACTTTCACTTTGACCAGTCTGAGCAGTGCCCTGGACCCTTTCATAAATGTCTTTGTTAGTGAAAGCATTAAGCAGGACTTGTTGAAAGAGGTCAGAGCCGTCTGGACTGGGCTTCGATCCCTGCGATATGCGCGGTCCTCCCGCCGGAAAAGATCTTTAAGGGCTGCTGCTTATGATACGGTGACAAACCACATAGAGAATGACCACCTTCTGGTGGAGAAGAAAGCAGAGACAGCACTTTGATCATACTAGGAGTGAAGTCCTTATCTCACCAAGACAACCCGATGATTGCCACATCTAATAAAGTGCCTTATGCTGTCCACAGAGGTCATGGTTAGGATTTACAAACGCTGGAGAAatgccaccaattgcaaccagattgcttCATTTGGCTACAGAGTGAAAGATGACCCTGATTAAGAGTTGTGAGAAAATTCTGAACTTTTGCTCTCTTTTATCTTTATTTATGAGCCACGGTGTGTATTCTATAGAGGACTTGTGACTTTCCACCTATTCCCGTGTCTGCTCCTTGGAGATATAggataggtaggggtatatgtaaGCTGAACAATGACAATTTCATGTATATAGTTActcaaaaactatttttttaatgggtgaaaggtaaagatttaatATAACACAAGTCCTGGCTAAAAAGATTTATCTTTGCAATAGGGATTGTTATCTGCATTACAAAGCCAATATTACCTGGAAAACCACTGCTGTTTTTGGCAAGCAGAGAATTTAGTGCTGGAGTTATCCACCACCTTCTGTCATCCTGAAGGTACAGCACCCCCTGCTAGCCTGGCTTCTGGCGGTGAGATGATATGTTAACATGTTACCCCATCCCCAGATCTGCATGAAAGACGCAGCCATATGGAGACTTTTTTTTAGGCAGTGTATGTCCTAAAAAATATGACTCACCTTGGGGCGTATTTATAAAGGGGCAGAAAGCCTCTGCTTTATCTGCTGCATCGCATTGGTGCTCCGTACAAACTCCAGCCTGGCCATTATGGTCATTTTA
Coding sequences within it:
- the LOC137528952 gene encoding G-protein coupled receptor 4-like isoform X1, with protein sequence MTPIDQFEKRYWLGTLSKSSMACTTDCGYNPYQYEAILFPIIYGIVFFFGLIGNLAAIGIIYQHVKRSNVLGVYLANLCASDLMYLLTLPVWMAYTAKESWLFGPLSCKIVGFFFNANLYTTIAFISCIATDRFVATVFPFKAVALRTMRGALIICVVVWLIILGSHSIFLGRDELFNASQNAQLCYEKYPMEQWVAHVNYFRIFVVFLIPLVLLIVSYCSVVRVVHRSHGLEKDQKRKIIGLLLTMMAIFVICYLPYHITLFIRSYISDHNMCTCDLEFKVRPAYRVTFTLTSLSSALDPFINVFVSESIKQDLLKEVRAVWTGLRSLRYARSSRRKRSLRAAAYDTVTNHIENDHLLVEKKAETAL
- the LOC137528952 gene encoding G-protein coupled receptor 4-like isoform X2 encodes the protein MACTTDCGYNPYQYEAILFPIIYGIVFFFGLIGNLAAIGIIYQHVKRSNVLGVYLANLCASDLMYLLTLPVWMAYTAKESWLFGPLSCKIVGFFFNANLYTTIAFISCIATDRFVATVFPFKAVALRTMRGALIICVVVWLIILGSHSIFLGRDELFNASQNAQLCYEKYPMEQWVAHVNYFRIFVVFLIPLVLLIVSYCSVVRVVHRSHGLEKDQKRKIIGLLLTMMAIFVICYLPYHITLFIRSYISDHNMCTCDLEFKVRPAYRVTFTLTSLSSALDPFINVFVSESIKQDLLKEVRAVWTGLRSLRYARSSRRKRSLRAAAYDTVTNHIENDHLLVEKKAETAL